Proteins from one Mus caroli chromosome 3, CAROLI_EIJ_v1.1, whole genome shotgun sequence genomic window:
- the Pdha2 gene encoding pyruvate dehydrogenase E1 component subunit alpha, testis-specific form, mitochondrial — protein MRKMLTAVLSHVFSGMVQKPALRGLLSSLKFSNDATCDIKKCDLYRLEEGPPTSTVLTRAEALKYYRTMQVIRRMELKADQLYKQKFIRGFCHLCDGQEACCVGLEAGINPTDHIITSYRAHGLCYTRGLSVKSILAELTGRRGGCAKGKGGSMHMYGKNFYGGNGIVGAQVPLGAGVAFACKYLKNGQVCLALYGDGAANQGQVFEAYNMSALWKLPCVFICENNLYGMGTSNERAAASTDYHKKGFSIPGLRVNGMDILSVREATKFAADHCRSGKGPIVMELQTYRYHGHSMSDPGISYRSREEVHNVRSKSDPIMLLRERIISNNLSNIEELKEIDADVKKEVEEAAQFATTDPEPAVEDIANYLYHQNPPFEVRGAHKWLKYKSHS, from the coding sequence ATGAGGAAAATGCTGACCGCTGTGCTGTCTCACGTATTTTCGGGAATGGTCCAAAAGCCAGCTCTCAGAGGACTGCTGTCATCTCTGAAGTTCTCCAACGACGCCACCTGTGACATTAAGAAATGTGACCTGTACCGGCTGGAGGAGGGCCCACCGACCTCCACCGTGCTCACCCGAGCCGAGGCCCTCAAGTACTATCGGACCATGCAGGTAATTCGGCGCATGGAGTTGAAGGCCGACCAGCTGTATAAGCAGAAATTCATCCGTGGTTTCTGTCACCTGTGTGATGGGCAGGAAGCCTGCTGTGTGGGGCTGGAGGCAGGGATAAATCCCACGGATCACATCATCACGTCCTACCGGGCTCATGGCTTGTGCTACACAAGGGGACTGTCCGTGAAGTCCATTCTCGCAGAGCTGACTGGACGCAGAGGAGGCTGTGCTAAAGGCAAGGGAGGCTCTATGCACATGTACGGCAAGAACTTCTACGGTGGCAATGGCATTGTTGGGGCCCAGGTACCCCTGGGAGCTGGTGTGGCTTTCGCCTGTAAATACCTGAAGAATGGTCAGGTCTGCTTGGCTTTGTACGGTGATGGTGCGGCTAACCAAGGGCAGGTATTCGAAGCATACAATATGTCAGCCTTGTGGAAATTACCCTGTGTTTTCATCTGTGAGAATAACCTCTATGGAATGGGAACCTCCAATGAGAGAGCAGCAGCCAGTACTGATTACCACAAGAAAGGTTTTAGTATCCCCGGACTGAGGGTGAATGGGATGGATATTCTCAGTGTTCGGGAGGCAACCAAGTTTGCAGCTGATCACTGCAGATCTGGAAAGGGGCCCATTGTGATGGAGCTGCAGACCTACCGTTATCATGGACACAGTATGAGCGACCCAGGGATCAGTTATCGTTCACGAGAAGAAGTTCATAACGTGAGAAGTAAGAGTGATCCTATAATGCTGCTCCGAGAGAGAATTATCAGCAACAACCTCAGCAATATTGAAGAATTGAAAGAAATTGATgcagatgtgaagaaagaagtgGAGGAAGCAGCTCAGTTTGCTACAACTGATCCAGAACCAGCTGTGGAAGATATAGCTAATTACCTCTACCACCAAAATCCACCTTTTGAAGTCCGTGGTGCACATAAGTGGCTCAAGTATAAGTCCCACAGTTAG